The Streptomyces cyanogenus DNA segment TTCCGCACCCGCTGCTGGAAGGCACAGGACAAGTGCGCGGCCGAGGAACCCCCACTGCTCCGGCTCTCCGGCAACCGCGAAGGCCACCTGACGGCCTGCCACTTCCCGGAGGACCCGACGACCGAGGCCCGCGAGGAGGACATCGTGCTGGACCCGGCGTTGGCGGCGTTGGAGGAGGAGCAGGGTTAGTGAGCTGGCCGGAGCGCTCCGTCGGCGTGCATGCTGGTCACCGCGTCGCGGCCTTCTCCGGCTCTGGCGGTACGACATCGTCGCCGTCTCCGCTGGTGGGGGAGCAGTCCCACTCCGCCACCACGATGCCCGTCTGCCGATAACGGGTCAGGGCGTCGGTGTCGACCTTGCCGTCCGCGTCGGTGAACCAGCACTCCGGCAGCATGCCGAACATCTCCTCGTAGGCGGCGACCCACGAGATCTCACCCGCGCCGGCCGCGGCGGCGTGGCCGAGGACACCTCCGGCGTGGTCGGCGCAGAACGTGGCGTATGCCGGGTCGTCCAGGAAGCGGTGCCATTCGGCGTCGATGGCGCCGGAGAACATCTCCACGACCGCGTGCCCGGCGGCCAACCGCTCGGCAGCGACAGCGAAGAAGCGTCCGAGTTCGATCCGCTCGGGGCTCAGAGTGGTGCTCATGCTGGTGCTCCTGTCGATGGGGTGAGTGTTGTTCGAGGACGGGTGAGTTCGGCCCAGACGAGCTTCCACGTGGGATGCAGGTCGTACCCCCAGCGGTCACTCAGCACGTCGACCAGGACCAGGCCACGGCCGCCCTCGGAATCTTTGTCCGGCATTCCGACGCCGGGGACCTCGCGGGAGCTGTCGGCGACGCCGATCCGTACCCGGTCTCGGGACACGCGCCGGATCACAACCCGGACCGTGCGACAGCGGGTGTGGTCGATGGCGTTCGTCACCAGCTCGTCCACGATCAGCATTCCGGCGTCCAGCAGGTCCCCTATCCCCCAGGTTCTCAGCGCGGTGGCCACAAGGGTCCGGGCTCGCTTTGCGGACTGCGGTTCACAGGGCATCGTCTCGGTATAGCCGGGATCGCCCTTTGACATCGGTCTCGTGGCGGTCGTGGTCACGTAGTCGTCTCCTTGGAGTGGGGCAACTTGCCCCGTCGGGCTGCCGCCGTGTCGCGCAGCCGTGTCGTCGGCGGCTGATATCCATCCAACGGGGGTACGCCCGCAGTGAGAACGGTCCATGCTGGTACGGCCGTTGAATGCGTTGAACGCCAGGGGAGCTGGACATGGGACGCACACCGAACACGGCCCTCGCCGCGCTGATGCGTGAGGCCGAATGGGGAAACGGACAGCTGGCGCGAGCGGTGAACCGCACGGCGGCCGAGGCCGGGGTTGACCTGCACTACGACGCCAGCACGGTCACGCACTGGCTCAAGGGAAGCGTCCCGAAGGAGGAAGCACGGGCGGCTGTTCTCGAAGACTCTCGCGGAGGGTCGGTCGCGTCGTGACCTTCGCGGAGGCCGGGTTCCCCGGGGAGGACGCGCGCACGTCTGCCACCCTGGTGGACCTTGTGAGGAGAGACATGGATCCGTCGCGACGTGGAGTACTTGCTACGGGGCTCTATTCGGCGGCCCTGATGGTCCCGAGCTTCTCCGACCTGGGCGACCGGCTCGACCGTACCGACGACGACGTGAAGGCCGGGCGTACGGTGCGCGTCGGGGCGGGCGAAGTCGTCACGGTCCAGCGGATGACGGACCACATCGCAACGATTCTGGACGACCTCGGCGGCGGTCACGCTCGTCCCATGGCTGCGGCGTTTCTCGCGAACACCGTCCTGCCGTGGCTCGACGCCGACGCCAAGGGCAGGGTGAAGAGCGATCTGCTCGCTGCCGCCAGTGACTTCGTCTACCTGACCGGCTGGATGGCCATGTACGAGCGGGCACACGGTCTCGGACAGCGCTACTTCGTACAGGCCCTCGACCTGGCCAAGGAAGGCGGCGATCAGATCACCTACTGCCGCACCCTCCGGGGCATGGCTTTGCAGGCAGCCAGCCTCAAACACGCGTCGAAGGCCTTGGACCTGGCGGACTCCGCTGCCGAAGCGGCACCGGCGGCCGGCCCGCGCCTGGTCGCGTTCCTGCGCGGACAGCAGGCGCACGGCGCCGCTCTGGTAGGTGACCGGCACCGGGCGTTCGACAGGCTACGGGAGACCGAGGAGGCCTTGTCGAAAGCCGACGGCCGTAACGATGCCGTAGGCGGATACGACCAGGCCGCCTATCAGTTTCACGTCAGCAGTGTCCTGTATGCCCTGGGTGACCTGTCCGGCTCCATCAAGGCGATGCAGCAGTCCAACCGGGTCCGGCCCGCACACGAGCGTCAGGGCCGCCTCCATTCCAACGGCCTTCTCGCCTCCAGGCAGTGGGAGCTCGGTCATGTCGACGCGGCGTGCGCTACGTGGGATCGGTTCCTGGACGACTACACGGCCCTGTCGACCTCGCGCGGCGACGAGCATTTCGACACCTTGAAGAAGCACGTCGCCACCCGGAGGACCCGGAGCGTGCGGCAACTCGGCGAACGTGCCCGAGAGATCGCCCGGCAGAAAGCCGCCGCGTAGTGATCCGGGACCGGCGCCCGAGGTGTCAGTGCCGAGCCCGGCGGGCCACCGTGATGATCTCCGGGGAGGTGGGGGTCAGCGGGGACCCGTCCCAGTCGCCGTACTGTTCGACGACGGTCAGGCCCGCCTCCGTCAGGAAGGTGTTCAGGGTGTCGGCGTCCAGGAAGCGGAGGACGCTGCGGACGACCCGGGGGGCCGGCCAGTGGGGGGCGGTGTAGGACTCCGTGAAGTGCACCCGGGCCAGGTCCGGGGCGACGGTCCTGACCTCGTGCCACACCTTCACCGGGGTGCCGTCGGCGGCGGTGGCCTCGTACACCCGGTCCGGGGTCCAGTGCTCCCAGGCGCGGGCGGCGGGATTGCGGGTCTCGAAGACGAGGCGTCCCCCGTCGGACAGGGCCGCGCGGGCGGCGCGCAGGCAGACCCGGATCTCCTCGTCCGTCACCAGTTCCTGGAAGGCGTGCCCGGTCATGACGACCAGGTCGAACTCCGGCCGCCAGCAGCGCACCCGCACATCGCCGAGGATCCACTCGACGTCCGGCCGGGCCCGCCGCGCCTGGACGAGCATGGCGGCGGCCGGGTCGAGGCCGGTCAGCCGGCCCCGGTGCCCCTCGGCCCGGGCCCGCCGCAGCAGCTGCCCGGTGCCGCACCCGATGTCCAACACGGACCCGGCCTGCCGCAGCAGTTCGAGGTAGAAGTCGTCACCCGGTCCCCAGGGGTTGAGGCTGTCGTACAGCGCGGCCAGCGAGAGATCGGCATAGACGTGATCCACCACCGCGGCAGTCTGCCACAGGTTGCTGAACGGTGTGTCAGGAACCGGGCAGGACCAGGAGATGTCCGGGCTCGCCACGTCGTCGTCGCCTGGGAAGAGCATCAGTCCCACCTTGTCCCCCTTGCTTGCTCGTAGCCCAGGATCGTCGTGGGGAAGGGTGTCGGCGACTGAAATGATGCCCGAGGCTCGCGCTCAAGCCGCGCAAGCGGTTCCCGAAGGGCACAGTGCTGATCGTGGACGGTCCCCTGGTGCCCACCCGTGAGCGCAGCATCGATGAGCAGTCCAAGAACAGGTACTCCACCGCCCACCAGGTCGTCATCGACGCCGACACCCGAGTGGGCGTGGTAGTCGGCCAGCCCATGCCCGGCAACCGTCATGACTCCCGTGGTTGGGAGGAATCCGGCGCCAAAGACGCCGTCGGCCACACCATGACCATCGCCGACGGCGGCTACCAGGGCACGGGGCTCGTCATCCCGCACAGCCGCACCAAGGGCAAGGAACTTCCAGCTTGGAAGGAGGAACACAACCGCTCCCGCAAGCGAGTTCGGGCGCGCGTCGAGCACGCCTTCGCCCGACTTCGCCCACAAACGCCTCGCCGAACGAATGACAGGGCCGGTCGTGAACAGCGGCGACGGGGCGGGTGCCAGGGTGTGGGCCCCCTGGCCGACGCGGAATACCTCTGGGAGCCGCCTGACTGCTTGGTCGGTTCGGCGGCACGTCCGAGGGGCCAGGGCCGCGCGCGACTCTTCTCGCCTGCACCGGCGAGTGGGGACGCGGCGCCGCCTCCTACCCGTATCCCTGGCCGACGCCCTTCACCACCATCGCGTGGCGCTTGAGCCGCCTCAGCGAAATGCTGATACTCGGGTCAATGGGCCGGTGAGAGTCCGCTCCGCGAGGAAGCGGCTGACGACGCGGCGCCGGAACGGTGGCCGTCGTCTCAGGGTAGTGAGACACCGTGAGGTGACCCGACTTGTCGCCTGCCTCCTCCGCCAGCGGCGGTACCTCCGTCGCGCACTTCTCGGTCGCCTTCCGGCAAAATGACGAAGGCCCGCGCTCGGGGAACGCGGGTCCTTCTATGAGAGTGATCTGCCTCAAGAATGAGCGCCCGATCAGTGATGAAGAGGCGGCTCAGTCAATGATCCATTCGTCCCAGGTTCCGGGGACCTTCTTGCCGCATATCACCGCACCGGAAGCGGAAGAAGTGGTCTTGAGCAACCCACAGACCGGGTTCACGAACGGAGTCTTGGCGTGGCGGTCGTGGGACGCAATGCGCCACGTCATCCGGCGAGGGTCGTCCAGGGTGCAGTTTCCCCCCGTCACCTTCTTCTCGTGCTTAGCAGGAGCGGCAACGCAATCTTGCCCCGGAAGCGGAACGGACAGCGTGACGAGTGTCGTGCCTCCGAGTGCCCACTGCTGCTTCATGGTTGAATTGCTGCACTTCACCTGCGTGATCGCCTTGTTGGAGCCGTTCCACTGCAGGCACTTTCCCGTCTTCACGTTCTTGATGCGGAAGGACAGGACTGCCGCATCGGCCGATGTGTCGGCGACGCCCACGGTGGTGCTGAGCGCCAGAACACTGGCGAGCATTGCGGATTTCCAAGAAATTTTCATTTGCCCCCCTCGTTTGATTCGGTCGAGGGGGAAGTTTTAACTTCCCCCTCCAGCATCATCGCAGAGAGGGTTGGCATGTGCATTCAATTTGAGCTTCTGCTGAGCTTTCGTAATCGCCGCGTGCGGCAATCAAGTTCAAAGCAAAACGAAAGGCCCACCCGGCGTGAAAGCTTGCCGGGCGGGCCTTTTCCCCTGGACCGGACGTTCATGGGCTCGGGTCAATGGGCCGGTGAAAGTCCGCTCCACAAGGGGGCGGCTGACGGAAAGGGGTGTGTCAGGCCGCCGCCTCGGGGTCCTTGGTCAGGCGCGGGGCGGGCACGGTGTCCGCCGTCTCCGGGTAGTGGCACGCCGTCAGGTGACCGGGCTTGTTGCCCGCCGCCTCCACCAGCGGCGGGGCCTCCGTCGCGCACTTCTCGGTCGCCTTCCAGCACCGGGTGCGGAAGCGGCAGCCGGACGGCGGGTTGATCGGCGACGGCACGTCGCCGGTCAGGCGGATGCGCTCGCGCGGTTCCTCGTCCACCGTGGCCTCGGGCACGGCGGACAGCAGGGCCCGCGTGTACGGGTGCCGCGGGTTGTTGTACAGGTCGTCGCGGTCGGCGATCTCGACGATCTTACCCAGGTACATGACCGCGACGCGCTGGGAGAAGTGCCGCACGATCGCCAGGTCGTGGGCGATGAACACGAACGCGATGCCGAGGTCCTTCTGGACCTTCTGGAGCAGGTTGACCACCTGCGCCTGGATCGAGACGTCCAGCGCCGAGACCGGCTCGTCCGCCACGATCAGCTTCGGCTCGAGCGCCAGGGCGCGGGCCACGCCGATGCGCTGGCGCTGGCCGCCGGAGAACTCGTGCGGGAAGCGGTTGTAGTGCTCCGGGTTCAGGCCTACGGTCTCGAGGAGTTCGCGGACGCGCTTCTCGTGGCCGCCGGGCGGGTTGATGCCGTTGATCTCCATCGGGCCGGAGATGATCTTGCCGACCGTCTGCCGCGGGTTCAGCGAGGCGTACGGGTCCTGGAAGATCATCTGGATCTCGGAGCGGATCGGCGCCAGCTGCTTGCGGCCGGCGTGCGTGATGTCCTGCCCGCGGTAGGTGATCTTGCCGCCGGTCGGTTCCATCAGGCGGGTGATCAGCCGGCCGGTGGTCGACTTGCCACAGCCCGACTCGCCGACCAGGCCCAGGCTCTCGCCCTCGGCCACCTGGAAGTCCAGGCCGTCGACGGCCTGCACGGCGCCGACCGTCCGCTTGATGGGGAAGCCGCCCTTGATCGGGAAGTGCTTGGTGAGCCCGGAGACGTCCAGGAGGGGGGTGGTGCTGCTCATGGTGGTGAAGTCCCGTCTGAAATCCGTCAGTGGGTGCGGGCGGCGGCGTAGTCGGGGAACAACTCGCGCTTCTGCTCCGGCGTCAGGTGGCAGGCCGCACCCCGGCCATCCACGAC contains these protein-coding regions:
- a CDS encoding ATP-binding protein — translated: MTTTATRPMSKGDPGYTETMPCEPQSAKRARTLVATALRTWGIGDLLDAGMLIVDELVTNAIDHTRCRTVRVVIRRVSRDRVRIGVADSSREVPGVGMPDKDSEGGRGLVLVDVLSDRWGYDLHPTWKLVWAELTRPRTTLTPSTGAPA
- a CDS encoding class I SAM-dependent methyltransferase; its protein translation is MVDHVYADLSLAALYDSLNPWGPGDDFYLELLRQAGSVLDIGCGTGQLLRRARAEGHRGRLTGLDPAAAMLVQARRARPDVEWILGDVRVRCWRPEFDLVVMTGHAFQELVTDEEIRVCLRAARAALSDGGRLVFETRNPAARAWEHWTPDRVYEATAADGTPVKVWHEVRTVAPDLARVHFTESYTAPHWPAPRVVRSVLRFLDADTLNTFLTEAGLTVVEQYGDWDGSPLTPTSPEIITVARRARH
- a CDS encoding ricin-type beta-trefoil lectin domain protein produces the protein MKISWKSAMLASVLALSTTVGVADTSADAAVLSFRIKNVKTGKCLQWNGSNKAITQVKCSNSTMKQQWALGGTTLVTLSVPLPGQDCVAAPAKHEKKVTGGNCTLDDPRRMTWRIASHDRHAKTPFVNPVCGLLKTTSSASGAVICGKKVPGTWDEWIID
- a CDS encoding ABC transporter ATP-binding protein gives rise to the protein MSSTTPLLDVSGLTKHFPIKGGFPIKRTVGAVQAVDGLDFQVAEGESLGLVGESGCGKSTTGRLITRLMEPTGGKITYRGQDITHAGRKQLAPIRSEIQMIFQDPYASLNPRQTVGKIISGPMEINGINPPGGHEKRVRELLETVGLNPEHYNRFPHEFSGGQRQRIGVARALALEPKLIVADEPVSALDVSIQAQVVNLLQKVQKDLGIAFVFIAHDLAIVRHFSQRVAVMYLGKIVEIADRDDLYNNPRHPYTRALLSAVPEATVDEEPRERIRLTGDVPSPINPPSGCRFRTRCWKATEKCATEAPPLVEAAGNKPGHLTACHYPETADTVPAPRLTKDPEAAA